DNA from Sorex araneus isolate mSorAra2 chromosome 6, mSorAra2.pri, whole genome shotgun sequence:
CGGGTCACACCATGAAATACCAAAtgacaccccccaccaccacacatccaccccccccccccgaagtcACACTCTGTGATACAAAGGTCTcttccctggggccggagcaatagtacagcaggtagggcatttgccttgtacacagccgaccgggttgcgatcccggcatcccatagggtccctcgagcaccgccaggagtaattcctgagtgcagagccaggagtaacccctgtgcactgctgggtgtgacccaaaaagcaaagataaaataaaataaaattttcttttaattttggctttttggggttacccccctgcaatgctcagggtttactcctggctctgcactcaggaattactctggtggggctcaggggaccatatgagatgctggggatcaaacccgggccggccatgagcaaggcaagcaccctatctgctgtactatcaatctggcccatggtaccaattctttttttttgtgtgtgtgggggggtcacacctggtgatgcacaggggttactcctggctctgcactcaggaattactcctggtggtgcttggggaccatatgggatgctgggaatcgaacccggccacttgcaagacaaatgccctagcctctgtgctatcgatccagcccccgtGGTACCAATTCTTAAGCGCTTTACGGACCCAcaatcctttttatttatttatttatttattcatttattttaattagtgagtcacagtgagggtagttacagattcacacattttcgtgattgtttttccctcatgcaatgtttgagagcccatccctccaccagtgtccattctccaccaccaatgaacccagtatccctcccaccccctcaatctcatcccccccaccccaccccgcctctgtggcggggcattccaatttgatatctctctttccttttgcggACCCACAATCCTTTCCACAAATACCTTCTTCACTTGAGAATACAAAAGAATTGATCAGGGCGAGAATCCTTTACATCGTGCCCCCTTTAGCATCATCCTTTTTCTGAATCACCGTTTTTCCAAAAGACCCAACTCAgatgtcttccttcttcttttctttgaagagagggtctcccagcagtgctcaggggacctgggttgGGAGGCGCACCTGTGACAGTCCGTCTGGTTGTGTTGGCGGATGGTTCAGTGCTCAATGACTGGAGCTGCTTGGGTCTCATGGGGCTGGGGGGTCACCAGGGTCACCCCACCATGGCTGGTTGCGAGGAgcggggtgtgtatgtgtgcaggagTCAAGCACTACTGGcgatcaaacccggggcctcgTGCCTAGCTGGCAGATGGTCGGGCGCTCTGAGCTCCCTTGCTGGGTCCTTTTTCTCTCAGAACAGGAATTCTCATGGCAAAGGCATAggcgggacggggtgggggggtgtcaggCAGGGGCCGGCCTTGGGCGGGTGGCAAGAACTCCACGACCCTGAAGATGGGCCTAGCTGGGGATCAAGGGGAGAATGAACAAGCCcaggaccagggctggagcgatagcacagcggggagggcgtctgccttgcacgcggcagacccgggtttgattcccagcatcccatagggtcccccaggcaccgccaggcgtcattcctgagtgcagagtcaggaggaacccttgagcatccctgggtctgatccaaaaagaaaaaataaaataaaaataataagctcAGGACCTGGCTGGTCCCTGAGGCCTCCGtctcatgtttttgttttctcctctctgcccctctgcccaggGCTTCTCCTCCGCAACTGCACGCCCACGGCCAACACGGAGTGCGCCTGCCCCGGGGGGCTGCGGTGCAGGGATGAGACGTGTTCGGAGtgtgaccctcctcccccacccctgctggccaCGCGTCCATCTCAGGCTCCAACCCAGAGCCCGAAAACCCCCCACCGGCCTGAGGTCAAAAGTGAGTTCTAGCGACCTCTGTCCTATGTCACAGCCCGCTGgctggctcccccaccccacttctgagTTCACCCCCACCGAAGTCTCCTGGTTCCTggttccaactgtctttgtcctcccctccccactgtccttccGCCCGCCTTGCCTCAAGCTCCTGCCTTGTCATTGCAGACACGCCAGAGGCCAGGACGCCCCCCGAGAGGGTGCAGAGTCCCGCTAACGCCAGACAGCAGGAATCCGGGGGACCCTGGCTGGGCGTCAGAGCAGCTCCTGAGGCCAGGGGTGAGGAGCCGGGCCAGCAGGGTGCAGAGATGAGGAGAGGAAACGGGGTCCCAGgaagggcgggggcaggaggagagaggggcagaggctgaCTGAGAGAAGGTCTGAGGGTCTCTCAACACCGCCTGCACCGGCCTGTCTCAGCCTCCAGGTCGCTGTGCAGCTCCGACTGCATCCGCATCTTCGTGGTCTTCTCTGGAATATTCCTGGCTTGCACCCTGGTCGGAGCCCTGTTCTGCCATCAACGAAGACAATCTAGGCTAAGTAAGAGACCCCAAACCCAGGGCTTCCGCACCATCTCGGCCCTGCACCCCATCCTGGAACCCGgacagcacccccccacccccagctccgtccctcctcttcccctccgcctcctcccctccctgccccacaccccgTCGTGGCTCAGCTCCCCGCCCTGCGCCCAGGCGCTCCACGGGGGGCCTCCAACTCAAGGCTGCTCCTCCCCGCAGGCAAAGAACGGGGTCCCGGGGCGGCGCCTGCGGAGCCGGATCCTCACTGCTGCCcccgggaggaggagggcagCGCCTTCCCGATCCAGGAGGATTACCGCAAACCCGAGCCCGCGTCCGGCCCCTGAGCCCCCGCGCCCTGCCCAGGGACCCCCACCATCCGCAGCTCCAGCCCACCGCCGCGGGAACGAGACCTGgagcccaccaccaccaccaccaccaccaccaccatttcaGGCTCCCTCCCATCTCTCTCGGACCCCGTTGCTGTGGACAGACGAGAAAGCACCCCCTTTTTCCTGGGGTGCGCAGAGAAGTGGACACGGAGCAGGAGGCGGAGCATGGGAGACCGGGAAACCGGTTCCTTCCTCCAGCCTCACCACCCCCCGCCGGCCCGCGGGAActctgagcccagggctgggctgggctgacaCCCACTTGCAGCCGAGGTCTCCCCGGATCTCTGTTATCATTGACCTAGAATCTCAGCCAAATAAAAGTGCCGGCTACGTGCCCCGCCGTGAACTCGCGACTCCGCTCGAcgagggccccgccccgccgccagcCCGGGGGCGGAGCCTGCGCGCGGCACACGTGCTGATAGGCTCCGCCCGTAGGGGCGTGGTTAGGGGGCGTGGTTAGGGGGCGTGGCCCCATCCCGGGGCGCCCTTGGCGCGGGCAAGGTTCCCCCGGCGCCCCGACGCCGTCCCCGGGTTCAGGTCTGTCCCTCCTCCAGCCTCCCGCCCCCTTACGCTGACTTATATCTCCACTTCCCAGCAGCTCCAGGTTGCGCGCCGGGCAGTGCTAGGTGCTGAAATCACTGGGGGCGTGTGGGGgcgtgtgggggcgggggtcgggcAGGGCGGGAAGTGAAGGGAGGCGCGCCCAGGACTCAGCCGCTGGGCACCTGCAGCAAGCAGATGGCTTCACCCCGAGGCCCAGGTAGCCCCGCCGCCGCCTTCGGAAAGTGAAAGCGAAAGAGAAGCGGAGAGAAGCGGGCCGAGGGCTGAAACACAGGCGACCCGGCGACCGGAGCGCCTGGAGGGTTGGGGGcgaacccccacctccaccctcttCTTCTGCGCGCCCCGGAGAGCGCAGTGGAGGGGGCCCTGCGTGCCAGCCGCCCCCATGGGCACGGAGGCCGGGTGgtgtctgctgctctgcctggcTCTCTCGGGAGAGGCG
Protein-coding regions in this window:
- the CD27 gene encoding CD27 antigen, translated to MNFAFNPDEFLEPQSGEYHASTFLVKDCVGPGIAPQCSPCVPGRSFNPSHHHRPHCESCRLCHSGLLLRNCTPTANTECACPGGLRCRDETCSECDPPPPPLLATRPSQAPTQSPKTPHRPEVKNTPEARTPPERVQSPANARQQESGGPWLGVRAAPEARASRSLCSSDCIRIFVVFSGIFLACTLVGALFCHQRRQSRLSKERGPGAAPAEPDPHCCPREEEGSAFPIQEDYRKPEPASGP